The Bacteroidota bacterium genome contains a region encoding:
- a CDS encoding ABC transporter permease — MLNFILKRLFTSILVLLGIVSVVFFLFAVLPQNQLHVSKNEQLKYTGLDSLHKGIAFKNSSLSDQYLMYLNDLSPVSIQNLKDEQHPFFMNMDKNPNSKILVSFKNGTAIVVKIPLLHRSYQTDRSVNSIIIETLPETLLLVLTAIIIATFFGVFIGVVSALKKGNFFDVMWQVISVLGMASPSFFISILISWIFGYALTHYTGLNMTGSLYTQDDYGNGEYLDLRNILLPAIALSLRPLAIISQIMRSALLEVLAQDYMRTAVAKGIGTLRVLFKHALKNALNVVLTSISGWFAGLMASSVFVEYIFGWKGMGKELVDAIAKSDLPVAMGVVLVFAFIFICLNTLMDILYAVLDPRIKLA; from the coding sequence GTGCTCAATTTTATTCTCAAGCGCTTATTTACGAGTATTTTAGTGCTGTTGGGAATAGTTAGTGTGGTGTTTTTTTTATTTGCCGTTTTACCGCAAAATCAGTTGCATGTCTCAAAAAATGAGCAGTTAAAGTACACTGGGTTAGATTCTTTACACAAAGGGATTGCATTCAAAAACTCTTCTTTGAGTGATCAGTATTTAATGTATCTCAATGATTTATCTCCGGTATCAATACAAAATTTAAAAGATGAACAGCACCCATTTTTTATGAATATGGATAAGAATCCAAATTCTAAAATCCTGGTTTCTTTTAAAAATGGAACAGCAATAGTTGTTAAAATTCCCTTGTTACACCGGTCATATCAAACGGATAGAAGCGTTAATTCTATAATAATAGAAACCTTACCTGAGACATTGCTTTTAGTGCTAACTGCTATTATTATTGCTACTTTTTTTGGTGTTTTTATTGGTGTTGTTTCAGCTTTGAAAAAGGGAAATTTTTTTGATGTCATGTGGCAAGTAATAAGCGTGCTAGGTATGGCAAGTCCATCCTTTTTTATCAGTATTCTTATTTCTTGGATATTTGGATATGCTTTAACACATTATACCGGTTTAAACATGACAGGTAGTTTGTATACACAAGATGACTATGGTAATGGCGAATACTTGGATTTACGGAATATTTTACTTCCAGCAATTGCGTTAAGTTTGCGACCACTTGCTATTATTTCACAAATAATGCGAAGTGCATTGTTGGAGGTTCTTGCACAGGATTATATGCGTACAGCTGTGGCCAAAGGAATTGGGACACTTAGAGTTTTATTTAAGCATGCCTTAAAAAATGCATTGAATGTTGTTTTAACATCAATTTCGGGTTGGTTTGCAGGATTAATGGCAAGCTCGGTGTTTGTTGAATATATTTTTGGATGGAAAGGGATGGGAAAAGAATTGGTGGATGCAATAGCAAAATCGGATTTGCCTGTTGCGATGGGTGTGGTATTGGTTTTTGCTTTTATCTTTATTTGTTTAAATACGCTCATGGATATACTTTACGCAGTGCTAGACCCTAGGATTAAACTTGCATAG
- a CDS encoding DoxX family protein: MKIITGICRILVGVLFIISGLIKANDPLGFAYKLQEYFEVFGTEFLKPMALGLAIFICAFEVLCGVATLTGSKMKPVAWALLLMIVFFTFLTFYSAYFNKVTDCGCFGDALKNLIGRSLTPWESFTKDIVLFILIVPIFIRRNQIKSFFNDKVDWLIVGGSLALVTFFSLYCYWHLPVMDFRPYAVGKSIPEQMKIPEGAQADVYESVLVYKNKKTGESKEFTMAEYTKANYLWEDTLTWAWEATNNKLVKEGYHPAIHDFSINTAEGEDITQKIITNPKYNFLLVSYDINKADKEVQTKINEFVAQCAKDSVAFVGLAGSSPKEVDNFRHDVNALYDYYITDQTVLKTMIRSNPGLMLMKNGVVVAIWHHNDFPSYGDVASNYLKK; encoded by the coding sequence ATGAAAATAATTACAGGAATTTGCCGCATACTGGTTGGCGTTTTGTTTATCATTTCGGGGTTAATTAAAGCGAATGATCCCTTAGGGTTTGCTTATAAATTACAAGAGTACTTTGAGGTTTTTGGTACTGAATTTTTAAAACCCATGGCCTTGGGATTGGCAATATTTATTTGTGCTTTTGAAGTATTGTGCGGAGTTGCAACACTCACCGGAAGTAAAATGAAGCCGGTAGCATGGGCACTTTTATTAATGATTGTGTTCTTTACTTTTTTAACCTTTTATTCCGCTTATTTTAATAAAGTTACCGATTGTGGCTGTTTTGGGGATGCATTGAAAAATCTTATAGGAAGGTCACTTACTCCTTGGGAATCTTTTACAAAAGATATTGTATTGTTTATTTTAATTGTGCCAATATTCATTCGAAGAAATCAGATTAAATCGTTTTTCAATGACAAAGTAGATTGGCTTATTGTGGGCGGCTCTTTAGCTTTGGTTACTTTTTTCTCTTTGTATTGTTATTGGCATTTACCGGTTATGGATTTTCGTCCTTACGCGGTTGGTAAAAGTATACCTGAACAAATGAAAATTCCTGAAGGAGCTCAAGCTGATGTTTACGAAAGCGTGTTGGTTTATAAAAACAAAAAGACAGGTGAAAGCAAGGAATTTACCATGGCTGAATATACCAAAGCTAACTATTTATGGGAAGATACGCTCACTTGGGCATGGGAAGCAACAAACAACAAATTGGTGAAAGAAGGGTATCATCCCGCTATTCATGATTTTAGTATCAATACAGCTGAAGGAGAGGACATCACTCAAAAGATTATTACGAATCCAAAATATAATTTTTTGTTGGTATCCTACGATATTAATAAAGCTGATAAAGAAGTGCAAACTAAAATTAATGAATTTGTTGCACAATGTGCTAAAGACAGTGTTGCATTCGTAGGATTGGCGGGCTCATCACCTAAGGAAGTTGATAATTTTCGTCACGATGTAAATGCATTATATGATTATTATATTACGGATCAAACCGTTTTAAAAACCATGATTCGATCGAATCCGGGCTTAATGTTAATGAAGAATGGGGTGGTAGTTGCCATTTGGCACCACAATGATTTTCCTTCTTACGGTGATGTTGCTAGCAATTACTTGAAAAAATAG